One genomic window of Mucilaginibacter sp. SJ includes the following:
- a CDS encoding sensor protein KdpD: MNEDTKERSVEHFLELIKKSRRGKFKVYIGMSAGVGKTYRMLQEAQTLLRNGIDVKIGYIETHNRKETHALLEGLPVIPRRKLFYKGKELEEMDLKAVINLRPEVVIVDELAHTNIEGSSNEKRWQDVLEILNAGINVISAVNIQHMESLNEEVQRITGATINERVPDKVLQLADEVVNIDLTADELIERLKEGKIYDEKKIPTALSNFFQAERILQLRELALREVAHQVERKIDIEVPKTIKLRPELFLACISTNDESAKVIIRKTARLSSYYRSKWYLLYVQTSRESSDKINLAAQRHLINNMKLATQLGGEVLKVKDDNVARTIWETAEKYDITTICIGKPRFKFYQLIMKTAVFTQLLNKMSKTDIDLVILS, from the coding sequence ATGAATGAGGACACTAAAGAGCGATCTGTAGAGCATTTCCTGGAGCTGATCAAAAAATCGCGCCGCGGAAAGTTCAAGGTATATATAGGCATGAGCGCCGGTGTTGGGAAAACCTACCGGATGCTGCAGGAAGCCCAAACCTTGCTGCGCAATGGTATCGACGTAAAAATTGGTTACATCGAAACCCATAACCGGAAAGAAACCCACGCCCTGCTGGAAGGTTTGCCTGTAATACCACGTCGTAAGCTTTTTTACAAGGGCAAGGAACTGGAGGAGATGGACCTGAAAGCCGTAATAAACCTGCGCCCCGAGGTAGTTATTGTTGATGAACTTGCCCATACCAATATTGAAGGCAGCAGCAACGAAAAACGCTGGCAGGACGTGCTGGAGATCCTGAACGCGGGTATTAATGTGATCAGCGCGGTGAATATACAGCATATGGAAAGTCTTAACGAAGAAGTGCAGCGGATAACCGGAGCTACTATCAATGAGCGCGTGCCCGATAAGGTTCTGCAACTGGCCGACGAGGTGGTAAACATCGACCTTACCGCCGATGAGTTGATTGAACGACTTAAAGAAGGCAAAATTTATGATGAGAAAAAGATCCCGACAGCGCTAAGTAACTTTTTCCAGGCGGAGCGGATCTTGCAGCTGCGGGAGCTGGCCCTGCGTGAGGTGGCCCACCAGGTGGAGCGGAAAATTGATATTGAGGTGCCCAAAACAATTAAGCTAAGGCCCGAGCTGTTTTTGGCTTGTATCAGTACTAATGATGAGTCAGCCAAGGTTATTATCCGTAAAACGGCGCGGTTATCGTCATACTATCGCTCCAAATGGTATTTGTTGTATGTGCAAACATCGCGGGAGAGCAGTGATAAGATTAACTTAGCCGCGCAAAGGCACCTTATTAACAACATGAAGCTGGCCACGCAACTGGGGGGCGAAGTGTTGAAGGTAAAAGACGATAATGTAGCCCGCACCATTTGGGAAACGGCCGAAAAATATGACATCACCACGATTTGCATTGGCAAGCCGCGGTTTAAATTTTACCAGCTTATCATGAAAACAGCGGTGTTTACACAGCTACTAAATAAAATGTCGAAAACTGATATTGACCTTGTAATACTTTCATAG
- a CDS encoding porin has protein sequence MKFFLLLIFSMLTCAFIVKAQDTVKTTSDAPLVIYGSVDTYFKYDFANRGSQIPTSFATDHNSISIGMIDLGLKKKVGRAAFVGELSFGPRGQSQSIPNGSDGDSYHIQNLYVAYDVTDKFVLTAGYMATFIGYEVVSPVGNFNYSTSYLFTNGPFQNAGFKAAYSFSDKVNVMAGVFNDNWNYYRSSNQVNSFGAQLILNPVKGWTAYLNVITGGIVGTEFDLTTAYQITNAFKLGLNAADFSANKGVTGGFSGVALYPQLAVSKYVTLGLRGEYFKHKTGTYTAIAGPANGKSVTAATLTANVKAGPLTLIPEVRLDHGSVEQFKARNGDLTRSASQFVLAAVYGF, from the coding sequence ATGAAATTTTTCCTGCTATTGATATTTTCGATGTTAACCTGTGCTTTTATAGTTAAGGCTCAGGATACGGTCAAAACCACATCCGATGCGCCTTTGGTGATTTATGGCTCGGTTGATACCTATTTTAAATATGATTTCGCAAACAGGGGATCGCAGATCCCGACGAGTTTTGCAACGGATCACAATTCAATTTCTATCGGGATGATAGATCTGGGTTTAAAGAAAAAGGTTGGCAGGGCCGCTTTTGTAGGCGAGTTATCATTTGGTCCGAGAGGACAAAGCCAGTCGATACCAAACGGATCTGATGGCGATTCGTATCATATTCAAAACTTGTATGTGGCTTATGATGTAACAGATAAATTTGTACTTACTGCCGGATATATGGCTACCTTTATAGGTTATGAAGTGGTGAGCCCGGTTGGCAATTTTAACTACTCAACCTCTTACCTGTTTACCAATGGCCCGTTTCAAAACGCGGGTTTTAAAGCCGCATATTCGTTTTCGGATAAAGTGAACGTGATGGCCGGTGTGTTTAATGATAATTGGAATTATTACCGGTCGTCAAATCAAGTAAACAGTTTTGGCGCTCAGCTAATATTAAACCCGGTTAAGGGCTGGACCGCCTACTTAAACGTAATTACCGGAGGGATTGTAGGCACCGAGTTTGATTTAACAACTGCCTATCAAATAACAAACGCGTTTAAGCTGGGCCTGAACGCGGCCGACTTTTCGGCAAACAAAGGTGTTACCGGCGGTTTTTCGGGCGTAGCTTTGTATCCGCAACTGGCAGTTTCAAAATACGTTACACTTGGTTTAAGGGGCGAATATTTTAAGCATAAAACAGGTACTTATACCGCAATTGCAGGGCCGGCAAATGGTAAATCGGTTACAGCGGCAACGCTTACTGCTAACGTTAAAGCAGGCCCGTTAACATTAATACCCGAGGTGAGATTGGATCACGGATCGGTAGAGCAGTTTAAAGCACGCAATGGTGATCTGACAAGGTCTGCATCACAGTTTGTGCTGGCAGCCGTTTATGGGTTTTAG
- a CDS encoding K(+)-transporting ATPase subunit C — protein sequence MKTYLLPSIKLTLILIVLTAGIYPLAIAGIGKFTPGKGDGETITYKGRVVGYANIGQKFTKDEYFWGRPSAVDYNAAGSGGSNKGPSNPDYLKQVEGRIEDFLKHNPGVTRSQIPAELVTASGSGLDPDLSPAGAKVQVARVAKVRGLSADVVSKLVDEHTEQPLLGLFGPAKVNVLKLNVALDGLKK from the coding sequence ATGAAAACATATTTGTTGCCATCCATCAAGCTTACCCTAATACTGATAGTATTAACAGCAGGCATCTATCCTTTAGCTATAGCCGGTATAGGTAAATTTACCCCGGGTAAAGGCGATGGTGAAACCATTACATACAAAGGCCGTGTAGTTGGCTACGCCAACATTGGTCAAAAGTTTACTAAAGACGAGTATTTCTGGGGCCGTCCGTCAGCAGTTGATTATAATGCTGCCGGTTCAGGAGGCTCAAACAAAGGCCCGTCAAATCCTGATTACCTGAAACAGGTTGAAGGCAGGATTGAGGATTTCCTGAAACATAACCCTGGCGTAACACGCTCACAAATTCCTGCCGAACTGGTTACAGCGTCAGGCAGCGGTTTGGACCCTGATCTTTCACCAGCCGGAGCAAAAGTACAGGTAGCCCGCGTAGCCAAAGTTCGCGGTTTATCTGCCGATGTCGTAAGTAAACTGGTTGATGAGCATACTGAGCAGCCTTTGTTAGGTTTGTTTGGTCCTGCTAAAGTGAATGTATTAAAGCTGAATGTGGCTTTAGATGGATTGAAGAAGTAA